In Aspergillus luchuensis IFO 4308 DNA, chromosome 1, nearly complete sequence, the following are encoded in one genomic region:
- a CDS encoding uncharacterized protein (COG:S;~EggNog:ENOG410PJRU), which yields MAPIRRYLRISKYTVLESRIYLENPSDIRWLLNARDAVLPRVFAAIRPLVLPKLREENERLFAKKKGKPVKDVISEEEFEVALFLRESRTRHSLLTRHKEFGEEEEGGYAVRRGMGGGSDSGAARGGILIESDEEEGLEMRDIPQASGDDDDDDNAAGGKRQRDDADWQSDDSPERRRTLKRRKDEGTLSRDADDGDDKKMRFRTNYEGFNIYGWVLCLLVTRKGDKTGTRAAPAEPGRQVLMEEWISSQAQGDLPEE from the exons ATGGCCCCCATCCGCCGCTACCTCCGAATCAGCAAATACACGGTCCTCGAAAGTCGAATCTACCTCGAGAACCCCTCCGATATCCGATGGCTCCTGAATGCGCGTGACGCCGTACTCCCACGCGTATTCGCAGCGATCCGGCCACTCGTGCTGCCCAAGTTACGTGAGGAGAATGAGCGGTTGtttgcgaagaagaagggaaagccGGTGAAGGATGTTATTTCTGAGG AGGAATTCGAGGTTGCGCTGTTTTTGCGCGAGTCGAGGACGCGCCATTCGCTTCTTACGAGGCATAAGGAgtttggtgaggaggaggaagggggatACGCTGtcaggagggggatgggaggaggttCTGATTCTGGGGCGGCTAGGGGTGGGATCTTGATTGagagtgatgaggaagaggggttggagatgagggataTTCCACAGGcgagtggtgatgatgatgatgatgataatgcgGCTGGGGGGAAGCGCCAGCgggatgatgctgattggCAGTCTGATGATTCGCCGGAGCGGCGGCGTActttgaagaggaggaaggatgagggTACGCTATCGcgagatgctgatgatggtgatgacaaGAAGATGCGCTTCAGGACCAATTACGAGGGATTCAATATCTACGGTTGGGTGCTGTGTCTGCTTGTCACGCGGAAAGGTGACAAAACAGGGACAAGAGCTGCACCGGCAGAACCTGGTCGTCAGGTCTTGATGGAGGAATGGATATCAAGCCAGGCTCAGGGCGATCTGCCCGAAGAATGA
- a CDS encoding uncharacterized protein (TransMembrane:1 (o80-100i)): MSVVYHVYPFSTLCTIIAICPGLQWEFAEEVDEIGVNHPASALRPAIDGCDPVFTTPTARNEHPQQWGSHFVLLELGSTLSTSFSFLPCVFLLALSVPIVPNG; this comes from the coding sequence ATGAGTGTGGTGTATCATGTGTACCCATTCTCCACTTTGTGCACTATTATAGCAATCTGTCCAGGACTGCAGTGGGAGTTTGCCGAGGAGGTTGACGAAATTGGCGTGAATCACCCTGCCTCCGCACTGAGACCGGCCATTGATGGCTGCGATCCAGTTTTCACCACACCAACGGCGCGGAATGAACACCCCCAACAGTGGGGATCTCATTTCGTTCTCTTGGAACTGGGATCCACTCTGtcaacatccttctccttcttgccatgtgtttttcttttggccCTCTCTGTCCCCATCGTCCCAAATGGATAA
- a CDS encoding uncharacterized protein (COG:U;~EggNog:ENOG410PR82;~InterPro:IPR033468,IPR019564;~PFAM:PF10568,PF17171;~TransMembrane:1 (o400-420i);~go_component: GO:0001401 - SAM complex [Evidence IEA]): MESPRDSTGPTTQPPSVWPSPQRPEKMVLELHIWGPAFSLPSIDAQCLAAITYLSLTVPKDAWVLVASSDPSVSPTCELPALKNGSTWVSRFRNIVDYLRQYSNGDWDLDQGLDGLEKADNIAFSAFLESRAQSLLDLSLYVTSQNYYNCTSPSYGAILQWPNQWILPPKLHSAAKTRTEHLGLSSLDIQAIEDQRKRDHSAAVAAGQIPKNLIPQPRDTVSSLIGKTAQQNQFKLEALTAELFEPLEEILNGKGYFLHTREDGPTSLDCLALGYLSLALVPELPNPWLRDAMRSKAPQVTAYTERMVKEIFGVVELEHALPSDDTKRSRSSMLPWQAPQRARLATIGSTLYNTLADATPIWKDIRLNNRMKEAIDDNGELSGIERRTMSAFAAAQSKDVWLSVGYAVVSVAAFVGYLTFQPSIRKGWTQTVQPVHEEGEFEVVDEEEGEGEGKKEEELDLEMDAMKVLRDLDL; encoded by the exons ATGGAATCTCCACGTGATAGCACCGGTCCAACAACGCAACCTCCATCTGTCTGGCCATCGCCGCAACGACCGGAAAAGATGGTTCTGGAACTTCATATTTGGGGTCCGGCGTTTTCATTGCCGTCTATTGATGCGCAATGTCTCGCCGCCATTACGTATCTGTCCCTGACCGTGCCCAAGGACGCCTGGGTGCTCGTCGCAAGCAGTGATCCTTCCGTGTCGCCGACTT GCGAATTGCCTGCCCTCAAAAATGGCTCAACATGGGTGAGCCGGTTCCGCAATATCGTCGACTACCTTCGTCAGTATTCGAACGGCGACTGGGACCTGGATCAGGGTCTCGATGGACTCGAAAAAGCAGATAACATTGC CTTCTCCGCCTTCCTTGAATCCCGCGctcaatccctcctcgacCTCTCCCTCTACGTCACCAGCCAAAACTACTACAACTGcacctctccctcctacGGCGCCATCCTCCAATGGCCCAACCAATGGATCCTCCCTCCGAAACTTCACAGCGCCGCCAAAACCCGCACCGAACATCTCGGCCTCTCCTCCCTGGACATACAAGCCATCGAAGACCAACGGAAACGTGACCACTCCGCCGCCGTCGCAGCAGGCCAGATCCCCAAGAACCTCATTCCTCAGCCGCGCGACACCGTTTCATCCCTAATCGGCAAAACGGCGCAGCAGAACCAGTTCAAGCTGGAGGCGTTGACCGCGGAACTGTTCGAGCCGCTCGAGGAAATCCTCAACGGGAAGGGATACTTTCTGCACACTCGCGAGGACGGACCTACAAGCCTGGACTGTTTGGCGCTGGGATACCTGAGTCTGGCGCTTGTGCCGGAGCTACCTAACCCCTGGTTGAGGGATGCGATGCGCAGCAAGGCGCCCCAGGTGACGGCGTATACGGAGCGAATGGTGAAGGAGATCTTCGGTGTTGTCGAGCTCGAACATGCTCTTCCTTCGGATGATACTAAGAGATCACGATCATCGATGCTGCCATGGCAGGCACCGCAGCGAGCCCGGTTGGCTACGATTGGAAGCACCCTTTACAATACCCTTGCGGATGCGACACCTATCTGGAAGGATATCCGCTTGAACAACCGGATGAAGGAGGCGATCGATGACAACGGGGAGCTGAGTGGGATTGAGCGTAGGACGATGTCGGCGTTTGCCGCCGCACAGTCGAAGGATGTATGGTTGTCGGTTGGGTATGCGGTTGTGAGCGTTGCGGCATTTGTTGGGTATCTTACGTTCCAACCGTCGATTCGGAAGGGTTGGACACAGACTGTTCAGCCTGTAcacgaggagggtgagttcGAGGTggtagatgaggaggaaggtgaaggggaagggaaaaaagaggaggaactaGATCTTGAAATGGACGCGATGAAGGTTTTGCGTGATCTTGATCTATAG
- a CDS encoding uncharacterized protein (TransMembrane:3 (i7-30o42-64i76-93o)), with product MISPAETITYLFSGVVVSNIYLIIMHLTPIPRIIRCLPFGQAYVLALQAMVAACIVRMQCIILNQPFQLRSRKIKVLLFLYAIFPMPILVVWVDTNVLPRACGCRCWS from the coding sequence ATGATCTCCCCAGCAGAAACCATCACCTACCTATTCAGCGGGGTGGTTGTGTCAAATATATACCTCATAATAATGCACCTCACTCCAATCCCTCGAATCATCCGCTGCCTTCCCTTTGGCCAGGCGTATGTCCTGGCTCTCCAGGCGATGGTCGCAGCTTGTATTGTCCGGATGCAATGCATTATCCTGAATCAGCCATTCCAGCTTCGATCGAGGAAGATCAAagtccttctctttctctatgCTATCTTTCCAATGCCGATACTTGTGGTATGGGTGGATACTAACGTTCTTCCGAGGGCGTGTGGGTGTCGGTGTTGGAGTTGA
- the aspf4 gene encoding allergen Asp F4 (COG:S;~EggNog:ENOG410PRRT;~InterPro:IPR038903;~SECRETED:SignalP(1-20);~go_component: GO:0005576 - extracellular region [Evidence IEA];~go_function: GO:0019863 - IgE binding [Evidence IEA]), with translation MQLKNSMLLLAALTAGSATARLHGHERRHHHNDKRDVGDVVVATIDGQQVSWINEWSGVAATTVSEAATTQVSVEAAATVSVAASVVASVSAVPSASSSSGAATASGSCSSWTDTLSSGDYSRAGFGKSTVSKRTTNAIYYTGNVGSPWGSNIIEVDASNACQYKHVVRIDGAENDDWTVVFWNKIGPDGGLNGWYGNSALTLTIKPGTSRYVAFDDDSQGGWGAAKGDKLPTDEYGGYSCTWGEFDFGNTSNEGWSGWDVSAIQAQNAKQEIQGMKICDHQGSGCSSISKSATSVINAYTAALAAADGIGGSLSSGPVRLQVTIDFE, from the coding sequence ATGCAGCTCAAGAACTCCATGCTCCTGCTGGCCGCTCTGACGGCTGGCTCCGCTACTGCTCGCCTGCACGGCCATGAACGccgtcaccaccacaacGACAAGCGTGACGTCGGCGATGTCGTCGTCGCTACTATCGACGGTCAACAGGTCTCCTGGATCAACGAGTGGTCCGGTGTCGCCGCTACCACTGTCTCTGAGGCAGCCACTACTCAGGTGTCTGTCGAAGCTGCCGCTACTGTCTCCGTGGCCGCCTCCGTCGTTGCTTCCGTCTCGGCGgttccttctgcttccagctcttccggCGCAGCCACTGCTAGTGGATCCTGCTCGAGCTGGACCGACACCCTCTCGTCCGGCGATTACTCTCGTGCCGGCTTTGGCAAGTCCACGGTCAGCAAGCGcaccaccaacgccatctACTACACCGGCAATGTCGGCAGCCCTTGGGGTAGCAACATCATCGAAGTCGACGCCTCGAACGCCTGCCAGTACAAGCACGTCGTCCGCATTGACGGCGCTGAGAACGACGACTGGACCGTCGTCTTCTGGAACAAGATCGGACCCGATGGAGGTCTGAACGGCTGGTACGGCAACTCTGCTCTGACCCTGACCATCAAGCCCGGTACCTCTCGCTACGTCGCCTTCGACGATGACTCCCAGGGTGGCTGGGGTGCTGCCAAGGGTGACAAGCTCCCCACCGACGAGTACGGCGGTTACTCCTGCACCTGGGGTGAATTCGACTTCGGTAACACTAGCAACGAAGGCTGGTCCGGCTGGGACGTGTCTGCCATCCAGGCCCAGAACGCCAAGCAGGAGATTCAGGGTATGAAGATCTGCGACCACCAGGGCAGTGGATGCTCCAGTATCTCCAAGTCGGCCACCAGCGTCATCAACGCCTACACGGCTGcccttgctgctgccgatGGCATCGGTGGTTCCCTGTCCTCCGGCCCCGTCCGTCTCCAGGTCACCATCGACTTCGAGTAG
- a CDS encoding isocitrate lyase/PEP mutase family protein (COG:C;~EggNog:ENOG410QDJN;~InterPro:IPR039556,IPR018523,IPR015813,IPR040442;~PFAM:PF13714;~TransMembrane:1 (o232-251i);~go_function: GO:0003824 - catalytic activity [Evidence IEA]), translating into MPMVTAATTLRRALENPDSFIVAPGVYDGLSARVALSAGFDALYMTGAGTAASVHGQADLGICTLNDMRANAEMISNISPSTPVIADADTGYGGPIMVARTTEQYSRSGVAAFHLEDQVQTKRCGHLAGKILVDRDTYVTRIRAAVQARQRIGSDIVVIARTDSLQTHGYEESVARLRAARDAGADVGFLEGITSREMARQVIQDLAGWPLLLNMVEHGATPSISAAEAKEMGFRIIIFPFAALGPAVAAMREAMEKLKRDGIPGLDKEMTPQMLFRVCGLDESMKVDAQAGGAAFDGGVDLK; encoded by the exons ATGCCTATGGTAACTGCAGCTACCACCCTGCGACGGGCTCTGGAGAACCCTGACTCCTTCATCGTCGCCCCCGGAGTCTACGATGGACTGTCAGCTCGCGTCGCCCTTTCCGCGGGCTTCGACGCTCTGTACATG ACCGGTGCTGGTACCGCTGCCTCGGTTCACGGCCAAGCAGACTTGGGCATCTGCACTCTCAATGACATGCGCGCCAACGCCGAGATGATCTCCAACATCTCCCCTAGCACTCCCGTAATTGCCGACGCAGATACCGGCTACGGCGGCCCCATCATGGTCGCGCGCACGACCGAGCAATACTCGCGGTCTGGAGTCGCCGCCTTCCACCTCGAGGATCAGGTTCAGACGAAGCGCTGCGGACATCTTGCTGGCAAGATTCTTGTGGACAGGGACACCTACGTGACGCGGATTCGGGCCGCAGTGCAGGCTCGCCAACGAATTGGCAGTGATATTGTGGTGATCGCCCGGACGGAttccctccaaacccacGGCTATGAGGAGAGCGTCGCAAGACTGCGGGCCGCGCGCGATGCAGGCGCGGATGTAGGATTCCTCGAGGGGATTACGTCCCGGGAGATGGCCCGGCAAGTTATTCAGGACCTGGCGGGGTGGCCGTTGCTACTGAACATGGTGGAGCACGGGGCCACGCCGTCGATCTCAGCGGccgaggccaaggagatGGGCTTCCGCATTATCATCTTCCCATTCGCGGCATTGGGACCTGCCGTTGCGGCGATGCGCGAAgcgatggagaagttgaagagggaTGGCATCCCGGGGTTGGACAAGGAGATGACACCACAGATGCTCTTCCGCGTGTGTGGATTGGATGAGAGTATGAAGGTGGATGCGCAGGCGGGGGGTGCTGCTTTCGACGGAGGGGTGGACCTGAAGTAG
- the hosA gene encoding histone deacetylase HOS2 (COG:B;~EggNog:ENOG410PGMA;~InterPro:IPR037138,IPR023696,IPR003084,IPR023801, IPR000286;~PFAM:PF00850;~go_function: GO:0004407 - histone deacetylase activity [Evidence IEA];~go_process: GO:0016575 - histone deacetylation [Evidence IEA]): protein MARSAIVQEYAPPSSAPTFSVDRKVTHERQQNGISRPNGYRVSWHANPAVEPHHFGQSHPMKPWRLTLTKQLVMAYGMHHAMDLYLARAATYEELADFHKSDYLDFLKQVVPGDMENPEQSENIARFNFGDDCPIFDGLYNYCSLYAGGTIDAARKLCNNQSEIAVNWSGGLHHAKKAEASGFCYINDIVLGILQLLRLHPRVMYIDIDVHHGDGVEQAFWSTDRVLTVSFHKYDKDNFFPGTGGLDSTGPTHPLNPGAHHSVNVPLHDGIDDESYIQLFRDVVGSCVEVYRPGAIVLQCGADSLGCDRLGCFNLNVAAHGACVAFVKTFNLPLLVVGGGGYTPRNVSRAWAHETSILIDAQDTIDPHIPETVTFRNHFGPDFSLFPPLSEMRKLENKNPRTYLAGLLQSIREQLRYIQGAPSVQMSFIPPDILGLREDTEKEIEEETAMMDEEREERSGGGSLGKSSRRRDLERGAGQRGELF from the coding sequence ATGGCCCGCTCCGCCATTGTCCAAGAATACGCCCCTCCGTCCTCCGCACCCACCTTCTCCGTCGACCGCAAAGTCACCCACGAACGCCAACAAAATGGCATCTCTCGCCCCAATGGATATCGCGTCTCCTGGCACGCCAATCCCGCCGTCGAACCACACCACTTTGGCCAGTCTCATCCCATGAAGCCATGGCGTCTGACCCTCACCAAGCAGCTGGTCATGGCCTACGGCATGCACCATGCGATGGACCTCTACCTGGCGCGCGCAGCCACCTACGAAGAGCTGGCCGACTTTCACAAATCAGACTACCTCGATTTCCTCAAACAAGTCGTCCCCGGCGACATGGAGAACCCTGAACAAAGTGAGAACATCGCGCGCTTCAACTTCGGGGACGACTGCCCCATCTTCGACGGCCTTTACAACTACTGCTCCCTCTACGCCGGCGGCACCATCGACGCAGCCCGCAAGCTCTGCAACAACCAGTCGGAGATCGCAGTCAACTGGTCCGGTGGTCTACATCACGCCAAAAAGGCCGAAGCCAGCGGTTTCTGCTACATTAACGACATCGTCCTCGGTATcctgcagctcctccgcctgcACCCGCGCGTCATGTACATCGACATCGACGTCCACCACGGCGACGGCGTCGAACAAGCTTTCTGGTCTACCGACCGTGTCCTCACCGTCTCCTTCCACAAGTACGACAAggacaacttcttccccGGCACTGGTGGCCTCGACAGCACGGGGCCCACGCATCCCCTCAACCCAGGCGCCCACCACTCCGTCAACGTCCCCCTCCACGACGGCATCGATGACGAATCCTACATCCAACTCTTCCGCGACGTCGTCGGCTCCTGCGTCGAAGTCTACCGCCCCGGCGCCATCGTCCTTCAATGCGGTGCCGACTCCCTCGGCTGCGACCGTCTTGGCTGCTTCAACCTGAACGTCGCCGCCCACGGCGCCTGCGTCGCCTTCGTCAAAACCTTCAACCTCCcactcctcgtcgtcggcggtggCGGTTACACCCCGCGCAACGTCTCCCGCGCCTGGGCCCACGAAacctccatcctcatcgacgcCCAGGATACCATCGACCCTCACATCCCCGAAACCGTCACCTTCCGCAACCACTTCGGCCCTGacttctctcttttccctcccctctcggAAATGCGCAAGCTCGAGAACAAGAACCCCCGCACTTACCTCGCCGGCTTGCTCCAATCCATCCGCGAACAGCTTCGATATATCCAAGGTGCTCCGAGCGTGCAAATGAGCTTCATTCCTCCGGATATCCTCGGTCTTCGCGAAGACACGGAGAAGGAAATCGAAGAAGAAACGGccatgatggatgaagaacGCGAAGAACGATCTGGCGGTGGTAGTTTAGGGAAGTCGAGTCGACGGAGAGATTTGGAGAGAGGTGCTGGGCAGCGGGGAGAGCTTTTCTGA
- the ssuA gene encoding RNA polymerase II subunit A C-terminal domain phosphatase (BUSCO:EOG09264JW6;~COG:A;~EggNog:ENOG410PFTI;~InterPro:IPR006811;~PFAM:PF04722;~go_component: GO:0005634 - nucleus [Evidence IEA];~go_function: GO:0004721 - phosphoprotein phosphatase activity [Evidence IEA];~go_process: GO:0006397 - mRNA processing [Evidence IEA]) has protein sequence MAYDPRLSSAGTATAPSPPPPPPPPPEAMGGTTTPTTQPQPTSTPNEANNNTVAESESSSSSYKLRFCTVCASNQNRSMEAHLRLSTASSPFPVISFGTGSLVRLPGPSITQPNVYNFNTTSYSQMYDELLSKDERLYRNNGLLNMLERNRNLKWGPERFQDWVPGQPRVEHVSKGDKGALGTEGGVVDVIITCEERCWDAVVDDLMNKGSPLNRPVHVFNVDIKDNHEEALVGGKAILDLANRLNEAASQERKASGADGWENGVGEARRNFDARVPDILAEWQEKWPHLPALWTLAWL, from the coding sequence atggcctaCGACCCCCGACTGTCCAGTGCAGGCACTGCGAccgctccctcccctccacctccacccccaccacccccagaaGCCATGGGcggaacaacaacaccaacaacccaaccTCAACCCACCTCCACGCCGAACgaggccaacaacaacacggTCGCAGAATCGgagtcctcatcttcctcctatAAACTCCGATTCTGCACCGTATGCGCCTCCAACCAAAACCGCTCCATGGAAGCCCACCTCAGGCTCTCCACAGCGTCGAGCCCTTTCCCTGTAATCTCCTTCGGGACGGGCTCTCTAGTCCGCCTGCCCGGACCCTCAATTACCCAACCCAACGTCTACAACTTCAACACAACCTCCTACTCCCAAATGTACGACGAGCTGCTCTCCAAAGACGAGCGTCTGTACCGCAACAACGGTCTCCTGAACATGCTCGAGCGCAACCGTAACCTGAAATGGGGCCCGGAGCGCTTCCAAGACTGGGTGCCGGGACAGCCGCGCGTCGAGCACGTCTCGAAGGGCGATAAGGGCGCCCTAGGTACCGAAGGCGGCGTCGTCGATGTAATCATCACCTGTGAAGAGCGGTGCTGGGATGCCGTGGTAGACGATCTCATGAATAAGGGGTCACCTTTGAACCGCCCCGTGCATGTCTTTAACGTGGATATCAAGGATAATCACGAAGAGGCATTAGTAGGAGGCAAGGCTATCTTGGATCTAGCGAATCGGTTAAATGAGGCTGCTTCGCAGGAGAGAAAGGCCAGTGGTGCCGATGGATGGGAGAATGGAGTCGGTGAGGCGAGACGGAATTTCGATGCTCGCGTGCCTGATATTCTTGCTGAGTGGCAGGAGAAATGGCCTCATTTGCCGGCTTTGTGGACGCTCGCTTGGCTATAG
- the PNC1 gene encoding nicotinamidase (COG:V;~EggNog:ENOG410PMV9;~InterPro:IPR000868,IPR036380;~PFAM:PF00857) — translation MKAALIVVDMQEDFCPPNGSLAVNEARTLAPTINTLLSNPGFTLRIASQDSHPPNHISFAPNHPPPNNLPFEHFIEMSNPAAGKETETKRQRLWPIHCVEGTKGAEIIPEIDTKNIDLYVRKGMDARVEMYSAFADAFGNLDAEVNRSSVDVHLKGALEEKGITDVFCVGVAGDYCVKYTAIDAARAGLRSYLVEDAVRCVDPGVGWEEAKRELREAGVLVVRSDGPEVGGLSGVV, via the exons ATGAAAGCAGCCTTGATAGTGGTCGACATGCAAGAGGACTTCTGCCCTCCG AACGGTTCCCTCGCCGTCAACGAAGCCCGCACCCTCGCCCCAACAATCAACACCCTCCTCTCGAACCCAGGCTTCACCCTCCGCATCGCATCCCAAGACAGCCACCCACCAAACCACATCTCCTTCGCCCCGAACCATCCCCCGCCGAACAACCTCCCCTTCGAGCACTTCATCGAGATGAGCAATCCCGCAGCAGGCAAAGAAACCGAAACCAAGCGCCAACGACTTTGGCCCATCCACTGCGTAGAGGGCACCAAGGGTGCGGAAATCATCCCGGAAATCGACACCAAGAACATCGACCTCTACGTGCGAAAGGGCATGGATGCGCGGGTGGAAATGTACTCGGCATTCGCGGATGCGTTTGGGAACCTCGATGCGGAGGTGAATCGGTCGTCGGTGGATGTGCATTTGAAGGGggcgttggaggagaagggcattACGGATGTGTTTTGTGTGGGTGTTGCGGGGGATTACTGTGTTAAGTACACGGCGATTGATGCTGCGAGGGCTGGGTTGAGGAGTTATCTTGTTGAGGATGCGGTTAGGTGTGTTGATCCGGGGgtggggtgggaggaggcgaagagggagtTGAGGGAGGCAGGGGTGCTGGTTGTTAGGTCGGATGGGCCGGAGGTTGGGGGGTTGAGTGGGGTGGTGTAG
- a CDS encoding GIG1 family protein (COG:S;~EggNog:ENOG410PN0C;~InterPro:IPR022036;~PFAM:PF12239), with product MSSAATYTTFHEGIHSPDVKASTKILSPTTNLAPKTLPYWLVNVPRSQWTAECPSYLRDTSQKNIEVLSTPDEQYRRQGWELVKEIVRSNQIDRFQRLPSDLRRYLEYKEQIVAEYGSVMRFVVKERLRWGEGTADDLKPKGRPFEYDEDIRILYNDWPYGVEEGIVHLVVWTKFELEDDPVTDDLTPRARQEIEEYVQRTFLSRMPADQVIWFKNWKSLKSVHAVEHFHVMLHHPDAEFLREITGGDAPLKRQSA from the exons ATGTCGTCCGCTGCAACCTACACAACCTTTCACGAGGGAATCCACTCTCCGGATGTGAAAGCCTCGACCAAGATACTCAGTCCAACAACCAACCTTGCTCCAAAGACCTTACCGTACTGGCTTGTCAATGTTCCCCGCTCGCAATGGACAGCAGAATGTCCCAGCTATCTACGCGACACGTCGCAGAAAAACATCGAGGTGCTTTCGACCCCTGACGAGCAGTATCGGAGACAGGGGTGGGAACTAGTCAAGGAGATCGTTC GGTCCAACCAGATCGATCGGTTTCAGCGTCTTCCTAGCGATTTGAGGAGGTATCTTGAGTACAAGGAGCAGATTGTCGCGGAGTATGGATCGGTCATGCGGTTTGTCGTGAAGGAACGGCTTcgctggggagaagggaCGGCAGATGATCTGAAGCCTAAGGGGCGGCCGTTTGAATATGATG AGGATATTCGCATTCTTTACAATGACTGGCCGTATGGAGTCGAGGAAGGCATTGTTCACTTGGTGGTGTGGACAAAGTtcgagctggaggatgatcCGGTCACGGATGACCTGACGCCACGCGCACGacaggagattgaggagtaTGTGCAACGAACGTTTCTCTCACGGATGCCAGCCGATCAG GTCATCTGGTTCAAGAACTGGAAGTCATTAAAGTCAGTGCATGCCGTGGAGCACTTCCATGTCATGCTGCACCATCCCGATGCGGAATTCCTACGGGAGATCACAGGAGGGGATGCTCCGCTGAAACGACAGTCGGCATGA